AGCGAAGCCAATATTGTTCTGCCCCACCTGACCAGCAATCAGCTGCTGATCCTGTGGCTGGTCCTGCTCTCGGCGCTGGTCGCGCTCGGATACGGCTGGTACCTGGTCAGAGTGGTGATGGCGGCCAGCCCAGGCGCCAAGTCGATGACCGACGTGGCCGACGCGGTCGAAGAAGGCGCGATGGCCTACTTGCGACGCCAGGTCAAGACCATGGTCTGGTTCGTCATCGCGATCGGAATCGCGCTGTTCTTCATGTACCGCCGGGTTTATCCCGACAACCTGCCGCTGGCCGTCGGGATCGCGATCGCCTTCCTGATGGGGGTCAGCGCCTCCTACGGCGCGGGCTTCGTCGGCATGAAGCTGGCGGTCAAGGGCAACGTGCGCAGCGCCAACGCGGCGCTGACCAGCTTCAAGGACGCGATGGAGATCGCGTTCAAGGCGGGCGGCGTCTCGGGAATGTTCACGGTCGGCCTCGGCCTGCTCGGCGCCACCATCATCTTCCTCTACTTCCAGGAGAACGCGATGAAGGTGCTGGTCGGCTTTGGCTTCGGCGGCTCGCTCGCCGCGCTGTTCATGCGTGTCGGCGGCGGTATCTACACCAAGGCGGCCGATGTCGGCGGCGACCTGGTGGGCAAGGTCGAGGCGGGAATTCCCGAGGACGACCCGCGCAACGCGGCGACCATCGCCGATAACGTCGGCGACAACGTCGGCGACTGCGCCGGGATGGCCGCCGACGTCTTCGAGTCCTACGAGGTCACGCTGGTGGCGGCGATCATCCTGGCCGCCTACGCGTTGAGCGACAAGAACTTCGCCAACCTCTACGGCGCCGCCGCCGGAACGTTCGCGATGAAGCTGATCATCTTTGCGCTCATCCTGCGCGCGGTCGGCGTCTTCTCCTCGATCCTCGGCATCCTCGCGGTACGGGTGCCTGCGGGCACTGCGATGCGCGACCCGATGCGCCCGATCAACATCGGCTACATGACCTCGGCAATCGCCTCGGTCATCGGGTTCTTCATCGTCAACTGGCTCTACCTCGACGATCCACGCACCGGCCAGCCCGATTGGCGTTTCGCGTGGGCGACCACGCTGGGGATCGTGCTCGCGGTCGTCACCCTGTGGCTGACCAACTACTTTACCCATCCCGAGCGCGGCCCGGTGACCGAAACCGCCTACGCGGCGCGCACCGGCCCGGCCACGCTCATCCTGTCGGGCTTCGGCGAAGGGCTGGAATCGTCGGTGTGGGCGCTGGTCGTGATCGCGGCGTGTATCGCCGGCGCGATGGTGATCTTCCGCGAGTCGCTCGCGCTCCAGTTCTACGGGATCGCGCTCACGGGCCTGGGCCTGCTGACCACCACCGGCTTCATCCTCGCGATGGACACCTACGGGCCGATCACCGACAACGCCCACGGCATCTTCGAGATGGGGGGAATCCATCAGGAAGAAGCCTCGCGCACGCTGTCGTGGATGGACGCGATCGGCAACACGACCAAGGCGCTGACCAAGGGCCTTGCGATCGCAACCGCGGTTATCGCGGCGGTCTCGCTCTTCCGCTCGTTCATCGACGAGGCGCATCTCGGCGCGCTCGGCGTGCAGGTCAACATGCCGACCGTGTTCATCGGCCTGCTGATCGGCGGCGCGGTGCCCTTCCTGTTCAGCTCGTTCGCGATCAAGGCGGTCAGCCGTGCGGCCTACCAGGTCGTCTTCGAGGTGCGCCGCCAGTTCCGCGAGCATCCGGGGATCATGGAATACAAGGAGAAGCCCGACTATGCGCGCTGCGTCGATATCGTCACCGCGACCGCGCAGAAGGAGCTGCTCAGCCCCGGCATCTTGGCCGTCTTCGCCCCGCTGCTGGTCGGCTTCGGGCTTGACGCGGGCGCCCTTGGCGGCTTCCTCGCCGGCACGATCCTCACCGGCCAGCTAATGGCGGTGCTGATGGCGAATGCGGGCGCCAACTGGGACAACGCCAAGAAGAAGGTCGAAGACGGCTTCCTGGGCGGCAAGAACACCGACGTGCACAAGGCGACCGTCGTCGGCGACACCGTCGGCGATCCGTTCAAGGACACCGCAGGCCCGGCGCTCAACCCGATGATCAAGGTGATGAACCTGGTCGGCATCCTCGCGGCCCCGTTTACCACGGTCGGCGTCGAGTTCAGCTGGGGCCGGGTGGGAGCGACGGTGCTCTCGATTATCCTGCTGGCGATCGCGGTGGCGCTCTCCAAGCGCGGCTCGATCGCCGAGGAGCAGAGCCAGGCGGGGCAGGCGAAGGCGGCCGCATAGCCGGGTTCGGTCGATAAGCGAAGCACGAGGGGCCGGACGCCGACAGGTGTCCGGCCCTTCGCATACCAGCCGCGCGCATTTTGCGCGCGCTGCGCCGCCGGGTACATTAGGCACCGTAGCAAGAACTGCCATGCCCAGGCTCAATCCTGGCCCATTCGAGCCGTTCGTCTACCTGATCCAGACGCGAGGCGCCTTCCGCCTCGTCGGCATCGGCGGGTTTGCGCTGTTCGGGGCGCTCGCGCTGCGCGAGGCGGCCGCGCATAGCGCGCTCGCGTTGCTCGTCGGGCTCGTGCTGTTCGCCGCGATGTGGCTCGACAGCGCGATGGTCGCGTGCCGGCGATGCCGGCACTACGGAAGCTGGCACTGCCTGGGGCAAGGGATGCTGGTCTCGAGGTTGTTCGCGCGCCGTGTGCCGGGTGTGAGCGACGGGCGCGTCGCGCTGCATTTTGCGCTCCTCGGCGTCGTGCTTGTATATGGGCTGTTCTGGCTGTGGCACTCGCTGGCGCTGGGGATAATCTTCACGCTCTGGCTGCCGCTGGGCGCACTGAGCGCGATTGCGCCGGGCGGCTTTTCCTGGCGCCAGCGCGCGCCAATCTCCAAGGCTGCGTAGCGCGGAAGTGGCGGGGGCGGCGTACGCCGCCGCCCGGCTCACAGAGGATCGCATCGCCGTGGAAATCGCCTGGATCGGAACCGGAATCATGGGCGCGCCGATGGCGCGCAATCTCATCCGCGCCGGCCATCGCCTGCGTGTCTACAACCGTAGCGCCAAAAAGGCGCAGGCACTCGCGGCCGATGGGGCGACGGTTGTCGCCGACCCGCTGGAGGCGGTGCGTGGCGCCGCCGCCGTCTTCATCATGGTGCCCGACACGCCCGACGTCGAACGCGTGGTGGCGCGGATAGAACCCGACCTGCGCAAGGGTCAGCTCGTCGCCGACATGAGCACGATCGCGCCCGCCGCCGAGCGCGCGATCGCGGCGCGCCTCGGCGCGGCGGGCGTCGACTATCTCGACGCGCCGGTCTCGGGCGGCGAGACCGGCGCGATCGAGGCCACGCTGACGATCATGGTCGGCGGCGCGGAGGCGGCCTATCAACGCGCGCTGCCGCTGTTTGAGGCGCTCGGCCGGCGCGTGACCCACATGGGACCGTCGGGCGCCGGCCAGATGACCAAGCTCGCCAACCAGGTAGCGGTCGCGCTGACACTCGAGGCGGCGGCCGAGGCGCTCGCGTTTGCGCACAGCGGGGGACTCGACCGCGCGCGGGTGCTCGAAGCGATCGGCG
This is a stretch of genomic DNA from Candidatus Binataceae bacterium. It encodes these proteins:
- a CDS encoding sodium-translocating pyrophosphatase, whose amino-acid sequence is MSEANIVLPHLTSNQLLILWLVLLSALVALGYGWYLVRVVMAASPGAKSMTDVADAVEEGAMAYLRRQVKTMVWFVIAIGIALFFMYRRVYPDNLPLAVGIAIAFLMGVSASYGAGFVGMKLAVKGNVRSANAALTSFKDAMEIAFKAGGVSGMFTVGLGLLGATIIFLYFQENAMKVLVGFGFGGSLAALFMRVGGGIYTKAADVGGDLVGKVEAGIPEDDPRNAATIADNVGDNVGDCAGMAADVFESYEVTLVAAIILAAYALSDKNFANLYGAAAGTFAMKLIIFALILRAVGVFSSILGILAVRVPAGTAMRDPMRPINIGYMTSAIASVIGFFIVNWLYLDDPRTGQPDWRFAWATTLGIVLAVVTLWLTNYFTHPERGPVTETAYAARTGPATLILSGFGEGLESSVWALVVIAACIAGAMVIFRESLALQFYGIALTGLGLLTTTGFILAMDTYGPITDNAHGIFEMGGIHQEEASRTLSWMDAIGNTTKALTKGLAIATAVIAAVSLFRSFIDEAHLGALGVQVNMPTVFIGLLIGGAVPFLFSSFAIKAVSRAAYQVVFEVRRQFREHPGIMEYKEKPDYARCVDIVTATAQKELLSPGILAVFAPLLVGFGLDAGALGGFLAGTILTGQLMAVLMANAGANWDNAKKKVEDGFLGGKNTDVHKATVVGDTVGDPFKDTAGPALNPMIKVMNLVGILAAPFTTVGVEFSWGRVGATVLSIILLAIAVALSKRGSIAEEQSQAGQAKAAA
- a CDS encoding NAD(P)-dependent oxidoreductase, encoding MEIAWIGTGIMGAPMARNLIRAGHRLRVYNRSAKKAQALAADGATVVADPLEAVRGAAAVFIMVPDTPDVERVVARIEPDLRKGQLVADMSTIAPAAERAIAARLGAAGVDYLDAPVSGGETGAIEATLTIMVGGAEAAYQRALPLFEALGRRVTHMGPSGAGQMTKLANQVAVALTLEAAAEALAFAHSGGLDRARVLEAIGAGAAASWQLSNLGPKMIAGDWRPGFLIKLIRKDLRLVAEAAHESGLALPGLALMQSMFNAAAAFGHDLDGTQAIAAALDRLARLK